In Dromiciops gliroides isolate mDroGli1 chromosome 5, mDroGli1.pri, whole genome shotgun sequence, the following are encoded in one genomic region:
- the LOC122728532 gene encoding olfactory receptor 6C75, producing MRNHTTVTEFILLGLTDDPQWQIVLFTFLLLTYMLSVTGNLTIITLTLLDSHLQTPMYFFLRNFSFLEISFTSVCIPRFLVTVVTGDKTISYNGCVAQLFFIFLGVTEFYLLAAMSYDRYVAICKPLHYTTIMSNRVCTLLVLSSWLAGFLIIFPPIILLLQLDFCASNVINHFICDSSPILQLSCSNTRFLELMAFFLAVVTLMVTLTLVILSYTYIIQTILKIPSASQRKKAFSTCSSHMIVVSLSYGSCIFMYIKPSAKERVSLSKGVAVLNTSVAPLLNPFIYTLRNQQVKQAFKNMIHKVIFSSKK from the coding sequence atgagaaaccACACAACAGTCACAGAGTTCATATTGCTGGGATTGACAGATGATCCACAGTGGCAAATTGTACTTTTTACCTTCCTCCTTCTTACCTACATGTTGAGTGTGACTGGGAACCTGACCATTATCACCCTCACATTGCTGGACTCCCACCTGCAGACCCCCATGTACTTTTTTCTTCGGAATTTTTCCTTCTTGGAAATTTCCTTCACATCTGTATGTATTCCCAGATTCCTGGTTACTGTTGTGACAGGGGATAAGACGATTTCCTATAACGGTTGTGTGGCTCagttattcttcattttcttgggGGTGACAGAATTTTACCTTCTTGCTGCCATGTCTTATGACCGCTACGTAGCCATCTGTAAGCCACTGCATTACACAACCATTATGAGCAACAGGGTCTGTACACTGCTTGTCCTAAGTTCTTGGCTGGCAGGATTCCTGATCATCTTTCCACCCATCATCCTGCTGCTACAGCTGGATTTCTGTGCATCTAATGTTATTAATCATTTTATCTGTGATTCTTCTCCCATCCTGCAGCTCTCATGCTCAAATACACGCTTCCTTGAGCTGATGGCATTTTTTTTAGCTGTGGTAACACTCATGGTCACCTTGACCTTAGTGATACTCTCTTATACATACATCATTCAGACAATTCTGAAAATCCCTTCTGCAAGTCAGAGAAAAAAGGCCTTTTCCACTTGTTCCTCCCACATGATTGTTGTCTCTCTTTCTTATGGCAGCTGCATTTTCATGTACATTAAGCCCTCAGCAAAAGAAAGAGTGTCTTTGAGCAAGGGAGTGGCTGTTCTCAATACCTCAGTTGCCCCCTTGTTGAATCCCTTCATTTACACCCTAAGGAATCAACAAGTGAAACAAGCCTTCAAGAATATGATTCACAaggttattttttcttcaaagaaataA